In Chlorocebus sabaeus isolate Y175 chromosome 19, mChlSab1.0.hap1, whole genome shotgun sequence, a single genomic region encodes these proteins:
- the ADM2 gene encoding protein ADM2, whose product MARIPTAALGCISLLCLQLPGVLSRSLGGDPRPVKPREPPARTPSSSLQPRHPAPRPVVWKLQQVLQPQRGAGLAPAVGQPLRDGGRQHLGPRRHLGSRRTQAQLLRVGCVLGTCQVQNLSHRLWQLMGPAGRQDSAPVDPSSPHSYG is encoded by the exons ATGGCCCGGATCCCGACGGCCGCCCTGGGTTGCATCAGCCTCCTCTGCCTGCAGCTCCCTGGCGTGCTGTCCCGCAGCCTGGGCGGGGACCCGCGTCCCGTCAAACCCAG GGAGCCCCCAGCCCGGACCCCTTCCAGCAGCCTGCAGCCCAGGCACCCCGCACCCCGACCTGTGGTTTGGAAGCTTCAACAGGTCCTCCAGCCACAGAGGGGTGCTGGCCTGGCCCCTGCTGTGGGTCAGCCTCTCCGGGATGGTGGCCGCCAACACTTGGGCCCCCGAAGACACTTGGGCTCCCGCAGGACCCAAGCCCAGCTCCTGCGAGTGGGctgtgtgctgggcacctgtCAGGTGCAGAATCTCAGCCACCGCCTGTGGCAACTCATGGGACCGGCCGGCCGGCAGGACTCAGCTCCTGTGGACCCCAGCAGCCCCCACAGCTATGGCTGA